Part of the Coriobacteriia bacterium genome is shown below.
CTCAAGGATGTGCGCACCGAACTTCGGCGCGTCATCTGGCCGTCGCGGAAGAACGTTGTGAACTCCAGCATCGTCGTCATCGTGACGCTCGTGTTCTTCGTGTTCTACACCCTGATCATCGACAACATCGCCTCGTACTTGTTCCTCGACGTGCTCGCCGGGATCGGCAGGTAGGGGCGAGATGGCCAAGAAGTGGTACGTCATCCATACGTATTCAGGCTACGAGAACAAAGTAGCCACGAACCTGCGTCATCGCATCGAGTCGATGAACATGCAGGAGAAGATCTTCGACGTCTTCATCCCTAAGGAGACGGTCACCGACATCAAGCAGGGCGGCCGCAAGGTCACCAGCGAGAAGAAGGTCTTCCCCGGCTATATCCTCGTGCAGATGGAGCTCAACGACGACTCCTGGTACGTGGTGCGCAACACGCCGGGCGTCACGGGCTTCGTCGGTGCTCAGG
Proteins encoded:
- the secE gene encoding preprotein translocase subunit SecE; protein product: MAQSKKSAAKPSIFKRFGTYLKDVRTELRRVIWPSRKNVVNSSIVVIVTLVFFVFYTLIIDNIASYLFLDVLAGIGR
- the nusG gene encoding transcription termination/antitermination protein NusG translates to MAKKWYVIHTYSGYENKVATNLRHRIESMNMQEKIFDVFIPKETVTDIKQGGRKVTSEKKVFPGYILVQMELNDDSWYVVRNTPGVTGFVGAQAKPVPLSRAEVERIKGRVASSAKPKTLTDFAEGMPVKVTAGPLADFDGVIAEVNADQGKIKVMVSIFGRETPVELSFDQVAKL